Proteins co-encoded in one Nicotiana sylvestris chromosome 7, ASM39365v2, whole genome shotgun sequence genomic window:
- the LOC104226550 gene encoding exopolygalacturonase-like has protein sequence MVSLASASFSVCLFVFLSIANSQYYNSPLKFFNVLDYGAVADEKRDNSQAFLKAWEDACQWRGRSMVLIPYGTYMLRSVSFEGPCRSLMRFVIKGVLKAPTSPSLFNTNTWIGFRYINGLVVKGGGYLDGQGASAWPYNDCSKNPHCMPLPVTLRLDFVTNSRIHHLRSINSKNSHINLFACNNINISFVRMTAPGDSPNTDGIHIGASTNIRISRTVIQTGDDCISMVTGSRNIDISEVTCGPGHGISIGSLGKSPGEFVTGINVRNCTFIDTQNGARIKTWAPSLSSEASDIFFGDIYVQNVNNPVLIDQQYCPYPSCSNLGQDNSKVQISNVTFSNIWGTSSSKVAVTLKCSKLVPCKNVQLNNINLAYHGRGGPATSSCLNVIGASYGKQSPPSCL, from the exons ATGGTTTCATTGGCTTCTGCAAGTTTTAGTGTGTGCTTGTTTGTATTTTTGAGCATAGCTAATTCCCAATATTATAATTCACCACTTAAGTTCTTCAATGTTTTGGATTATGGTGCAGTTGCtgatgagaagagagataatAGCCAG GCATTTTTAAAGGCATGGGAAGATGCTTGTCAATGGAGAGGAAGGAGTATGGTTTTAATTCCATATGGAACCTACATGTTGAGATCAGTTTCATTTGAGGGTCCATGTAGGAGTTTAATGAGATTTGTAATAAAGGGGGTTCTCAAAGCTCCCACAAGTCCATCATTGTTCAACACAAATACTTGGATTGGTTTTCGTTACATAAATGGGCTAGTTGTTAAAGGTGGTGGCTATTTGGATGGTCAAGGTGCTTCTGCTTGGCCATATAACGATTGTTCCAAGAACCCCCATTGCATGCCTCTTCCTGTG ACTTTGAGATTAGATTTCGTGACGAATTCAAGAATCCATCATTTGAGATCAATCAACAGCAAGAACTCCCACATAAACCTCTTTGCGTGCAACAACATAAACATCAGTTTCGTACGAATGACAGCTCCTGGGGACAGCCCCAACACCGACGGCATTCACATCGGAGCTTCAACGAACATTAGAATTTCAAGAACTGTTATTCAAACCGGGGACGACTGCATTTCCATGGTTACAGGCAGCCGAAACATCGACATTTCCGAAGTTACTTGTGGACCTGGTCATGGAATTAGCATTGGTAGTCTAGGAAAATCACCTGGAGAATTTGTTACAGGCATAAATGTGAGAAATTGCACATTTATTGATACTCAAAATGGGGCAAGGATCAAAACTTGGGCACCGTCTTTGTCAAGTGAGGCTTCTGATATATTTTTTGGTGACATTTACGTGCAAAATGTCAATAATCCAGTCCTCATTGATCAACAATACTGCCCATATCCTTCTTGCAGCAATCTG GGACAGGACAATTCTAAAGTACAAATAAGCAATGTGACATTCAGTAACATATGGGGAACATCAAGTTCAAAGGTTGCAGTCACTTTAAAATGTAGTAAATTGGTGCCCTGTAAGAATGTGCAGCTTAACAATATCAACTTGGCATACCACGGACGAGGAGGACCAGCCACGTCTTCGTGTTTAAATGTGATTGGTGCTTCATATGGGAAACAATCTCCTCCTAGTTGTTTATGa